Genomic window (Melioribacteraceae bacterium):
ATCATGCTCAAAGTAAAACTATTGAAAGATTTTTCCGTTCATTTGCGGAATTAGAAAGATTGGTTCCCACTTATACCGGTACCTCAATTGAAATGAAGCCTCCTCGTACCAATCGAGGAGAAAAGTTACATAATAAACTCTATGATAAGTTTATGCATGGGACTTCAATTGATATTTATACAGCACACAAAGCAATTGCATGGTGGTTTGATAAATACGCTGAACGTCCTCAGCAGGATGGTCACTTAAAGGGAATTGCTCCAATTGAAATATTTAACCTGGGCAAAGGCCCAGGCGTTGATCCAAAAGAACTTACCTACTTAATGCTGCAGCTGGAAGTAAAAACAATCTACCGTAATGGTATTAGAATGTTTAATACCTCCTATTGGAATGAAGCTTTATTTGGTAAAGAGTGGGATGATGTAATTGTTCGTTTTGATTTACTCGAAAAAGATTCTTTATTCGTTTATGATAAACATGGTGAGTTCATTTGCGAAGCCAAGCGAATTGATAAAGTGCATCCGGCTGCCGGAATACTTGGCACGGAAGAAGAAGTTAAACAACTTCACGATCAGCTGGCAAGGAAACAATCACTTAAAAATTCTATTGTTGGAGATGCGAAAAGATTACTTTCCAATGATATTTATCCAACCGCTAAAAAACAGTTTTCCGAAATTAATTTGATACAAATTGCCGGAGAAGAAATACCGGAAGTTCAAGAAACAGAAATCAAATCCAAATCTAAACCCAGGAAAAAAGATTTATTAGATAGCTGGGATAATGCCAATATCGATCCTAAACAAAACCGTGCTGCGGAGGCTTAATAATGAATATGACTGCACAAGTTAAACTGAAAAAGAATTCTCACAATAAGCTCAATTCAATACTTCACAGAGTAATTAGAACTAATTCATGTGCAATTATTTTTAATATGCCCGCTTCTTACCAAGCGCTTTTTATTAACAGTATGAATGATGATAAAAAACACGTTGCAATTAACGCTAGAGATGCTTCCTCCTCAATGATGTTATTAAACCGACTCTCTACAATTATGAAACATCCTAAAATAAAATTTGATATGCTACCGGCCCATCTAAATGGTAAATTTTTAACAATACATAATGCCGATTTTATTGATTCTACTTATACCAGAGTTTTCGAAGCATGCTCACAATATAAAATTCCACTTCTTCTTTTATTTAATTCCGATGCCCCTATTGATCGGGTAAGGTCGATGCCGGGTTATCAACGGGTTCTAACTATTGAGCAAGACTATAAGGATTTTATGATTCACTAAATAAATAAAAAACCGGAACCGTGCTCAAGCGCCAACTTGACCGCCAATGGCGGTGCACACACGGTTCCGGAACATCACTCGCAACACCTAAATGAAGGAGTACAAAAAGATATGCCAAATCCATCAAATGAGCAAATCCAGAAAATCCGCGAACGCCTCAATTCTTTCCTTAAAATTAATCCCGCAATTACCGATAGAGAGGTGGGTAAAGAAATAGGTTACAGTGGCGGATACGTTAATCAATTTCGTAACAACAAATTTCCAGTACCGGCAACAGAACCCGAAATTGCCGCTAAAGTAGAAAATTATCTCGAAAATATTTCAGCGGTTGAATTACGGAAAACTTCGGAGGGTCATCTTAAATTTGTTAACACTACTGCAGCGCAACAAATATTTAAGATTATCGATTATAGTCTCACCGATAAAAAAATAGGATTAATAACTGGCGAGGCTGGAATTGGTAAATCAATTTCCCTTGCGGAATATCATCGTAAAAATCCAACCTCAATTTTAATTGAAGTAACACCTGTTGTTTCACCTCGTTCACTTATAAGCGAGATGTGCAACAAGTTAAAAATCATCGGGCATAACAGTGTTGCTGTTATGTTCGATTCAATTGTTAATCAGCTTAGAGACACAAACCGCTTATTAATTATTGATGAAGGTGAAAACCTCAACACAGCATGTTTGGAAATTATTCGTAGAGTTCATGACTTCACTAACATAGGTATTATTCTTGCCGGTACATCCAGACTGCAGAAAAAATTACGCGGCGATCGCGGACAGCTGCAGCAACTCTATTCCAGAATTGGAATTCAAAAAGAAGTTAAAAATTTCATACTTGCCGATGTCAGAGCAATTCTTTCTGTCAACTATCCCGACGGTGAAAAATTTGCCGCGACATTTCTGCAGCTCTCCAAACAAAATGGACGATTGTTAGAACACCTTATTTCTTTAGTTAAACGAACTACAAAAAACACCGGCGAACTGATTTCTGACGATTTGATTGATGACGCCGCATCAATGCTTTTAATGTAAAGGTAGAAATGGATATTGAAATTTCAAACCACGTATGTAAGAGATTTATTGAGCGGTTCAATCCACAGTTAGAAACTGTGACCAATTATAACGACCGCTTAAGACTAGCTAAAAATGCCATTAATGCAATATTAAAAGATGCTAGTTATAAATCTGATGACACACGTGGGATTCTGCTAATATCTGAGACCTTCAAAGCAAAGCTTATCGTAAAAAATAAAACAGTTATCACCATAACTCCTCTTGGTAAAAAAAATAGAACAAATGAGGATTGAAATGCCCAAAAAGAAAAAAGAAATATACCACTTGTTAAGCGCCATAAAATCTCTCACCACAACATTGTGTGGTACTCCACTTCAGCGTTGCGAGAATGTCCTAAACATAATGCAGGCTGATCTTGTTAGGAAATCCGAAACTGCGAGGCTCTGCCACAAATGCAAATACACTCTCAAACTAAAAAGAAACAAAGAGAAATCTAAATGAAACTGACATCCATATACAACGATCTTACAAAAATTAAACAACTCTTAGGCGCTGATTTTATCCTTATGCTCTGCGCTTCTATCATCCACGAATTTTGCGACTGGAATTGGATACAACTTAAATCCGGGATTTTCACTGATCCCGACTCTGAAAAAATAACAATCATTGAGGTTAGCATGAAAAAACAAGAAGAAATTATTGCAATCGCTAAAGAAAAATTCCCAAACACTGCTTCAACAGTTGAGGCGGTGGATCTGCTGGCACGCGAAGTCTATGGCCAATTAACCCTAATCAAGGATAAAGAAAGCGAACAGTTCTTTAAACTCGCAGAATATTACCAAGAACTCCGCAAGACTTACAAGTTCCTCTACCGCCAGCAAATTGAAAAGGGAAGCAGTTATCAAAAAGTAATTTAATTGCAAGGTGAAGTAATGTTTAAGCAAAATGCCCATAAAAAAGAATTGATCAGCAAATTTGGAATAACTCATGATTTACCATTATTCAACCAAGAAAAGGAAGTACCAAAAATTCAGCATCCCGATTGGCTCTTTAATGGCAATGATATAAAAGCTGAGATTTACCATAAGATGAGAGAAAAATTTGCTGATGATGCTTTTGTGTACCTCAATGCGTTAATTACACTTGGAGGTAGAGCTACCGATCATCAAATAAAAGATTATCTCAATGATGAATCCAACTGGCCTCTTCATATTGTTAGCGCTCGCAGAAATTACTTCACCAACGCTCCTTTTTATCTCGTTCAATCTTTTCCCGGTCAAACAATAATTGGTCCCAAAAACAGACCAAATATTATCTGGTTTTTGAATTACAAAAATTTATTAAAACTAACAATTTAACGGAGGAATTACATGTCCGACAAAGTAACAGCTGCGGTTGATTTTCTTAATGATTTTGCGATCAATTGTCGAAATCGTTCTGAAGCAATCGAAGGTCTAACAAAACGCCTCACATCGCTTAAACCTGCGGTGGACGAGCACAAAAAAATCAAGAACCTCATTGAAGAGCTTAGGTCTCAAAACAAAGAAGATCAAGATTTCCTAATCAATATGAAAGGAATGCTCGAAAAAAATTATCCTGTAAAAATTGACATTGATGACCCCACCTTATTTGATGACCAACACAAGGGGGATACTAATGAAACCAGTTAACCAACCGGTATTGAATTCCGTTGAAGATGTAAATGATGTTCTTTTGAATATTGCTGTGCTTACAAATTTGGCGCAAACCAAAGAGAATAAGTTGCAGAAAAAAATAATTGAGATTACAAAAATTCATGAGCCGGATATAAAAGAGCTGAAAGAAAAAATTTTACATTATGAAAATCAAATTCATGAATTCTGTAAACGAAATAAAAAAGAATTTGCTTCAACCAGAAGTAAAAAACTAACCTATGGCACTATTGGTTTCCGCTTCGGTAAATCTTCACTGAAATTGGTAAATACGAAAAAATTTACTTGGGAATATGCCAAAGAAAAATTCAGCAATCTTTTTGCCACTAAATATATAACTATTGAAACTTCCCTAAACAAACAAAAAATTCTTTCCGATGCTGACAAGGGTCTCCTTACAGCAGATCAACTCGAGGCAGCCGGCTGTAAAGTATCAAAATCCGAAAAGTCCTACTACGAAATCAACTGGACTGAAATTAAGATAGAACAAAAGGATTAAAACGGTGGCTTCCGAAAAAGAAATATCGAAATCTCAGATTACAAAAATTCATATTGCAAAATCGGAGCTTGGTCTCACCGATCAGCAATACCGCGATGCCCTCAGCGGTTTTGTTGACCAAAATGGTGAACCTTGCTCCTCTTGCAAAGATCTCAATTACAAACAGGCTGAGGTTCTTCTTGATGTATTTCGGGAAAGAGGCTTTAGGGAAAAACGCAAGAGTGATGTACAAAGGAATAGTAACTACGGCATTGGTAAATATGATCATTTGGCCGGAAGAGATTCGAAATTTGCTTCGGTTGCTCAGCTCGAATTAATCGATGGCCGTTGGTTCAATCATCCTTACGTAAAAGAAAAAACAGATTCCGCGCTGAACAATTTTATCCGCCGTGTTGCTAAAGTAGATCACATTTCCTTTTTGCTCAAAGCAGATGTCAAAAAAGTAATAAAAGCCATTGAGGTTTTATGATAAAATTAGCTATAGCTATTCTGATTCTGCTTGTTGCCTTCATAGTTATGATTGCAATTTCTCTTTTTCTTTTCTGGTTTTGGCACCTCATGTTGGAGGTGTTAAAAGCAATATTTAACACTGTATTGTATCACCCAGATTCGGACGAAACAAATGAATTATGATTGGATAAAAGAAATCCCAAATTACTTGGATTTTTTCACTAACGATCAAAAAATTATGATCGAAGTGGTTGGAATAGAAAAGTATATGGAACTGCACGAACGCTTCGGTTCTACTTCCTTCTATTTCAGTAACCAATCTATGGTCTATGCAAAAAAAGCCTGGGCACAAAAAAACAGACATATCCATTACAGTGAGGCCGCTAGAATTCTCGGTGTTTCTGTTCAATCAATTTATAACTGGAGAGAGGAAAAGAATTCCGATAACCTAAACTTATTCGAGGCAAAGAAATGAAAAAACAGTCCTACAAAATATTGAGTAATAAAAAATGCGTAAATCCCGAATGCCGTAGACGGCTTAAACAAAATGTTGTCGACCGAAATCCTGATGCTAAGTACTGCTTTAAATGTTTTCCCAATTCAAAAAAAAATAGAGCCGGAGCAAATAAAAAATGAGTGCTTGTCTTAACTGCGGAACAGAAGTAATTACTGAAGGAGCTAGAAGAAATTATTGCTCTCCAAAATGCTACAATGAAGCAGCAATTGCCCGTAGGTTACAAAAAAAAAGAAAAAAATCAGAAAAGAGTAAGTTAAAATCAATTAAAACAAAATCTGGTTTAGATGTTATCAACAATATTCTGGGCCAAACTATAGTTCATGGAATTTAATTAGGGAGAATTATGAATAACATTAAAAGAATAGAGGGATACAATAATACTCATGGTTACGAGGTTCAAATAGAGCGTAAAAAAAACGGTAAGCGAATTACAGTTGCGTGTAAATTATTCAGTGATGGAATTCATGGAGGTAAGAATAATGCATACGAAAACGCAAAAATATATTGCAAAGAAATGACAGCTAAATTTCCACCACGATGCCTGGCATCAAATTAATTGGAGGGGTTATGCAGTTCAGTAAATATTTGGTAGTAAAAAAAATAAGTAATTGGAAAGCTTCTACTCGTATTACAGACAAAAAGCCTTCACTTCATCCGGATGAAATCGCTATCTATTTAACTATTAGTGTGCCGGATGCTCTCTTCCAGCGCCCTGCGCTAAAAGCAGATATTAAAATTGATGAAAAGGTTGTTCCGTCGCAGATCTCCGCAGAGGTCATCGATAATATTCAACAAGTAATCAATGAACATATCGATATGAAAATCGAAATTTCTCAAGTAACTCAAAATTAAAGGTGAATTATGCTATACCTATTTTGGAAAATATTATGGAATATCTTCGGAAAAGAAAAAGCAATTACAAAAATCAAAGAGATGGATGTTTTTCTCTCCTCCAATATTCCTTTTTGCGCGCAAGGTGTTTTCACCGGTTTGCGTGGTGCGTTTGTTAAAAGAGTTTACTATACATACAGCGGCAAGCAAACAGAGTTTGAATCAATCAGAGATACTGAGGAAGTAAAAGTACACGAATATACTCATTATCTTCAGCGCAAACGTCTTGGTTTCATTGGCTTCTGGTCAACAATAATTTGGGCTTATATCTGCTTTTGGAAATCACACGATAACAAACCCCTTGAACGTGAAGCTGTAGAAAATGAAAAGAGAGGCATAAATGGATAAGTTAAATATATTAGAACGCCCTCACAGAGTAACAATAGATACTTCAAAATTGGACATTATTTTATTTGTACAACATTTAGGAATCATGGTCGATGATGAATCTCCATTACCACAAGGCGCTAAAGAAATCTCTCGAAAGATATTTCACAAACTAATCTTTGCCGCATTAACTAAGCATGAAAGAATAGTTGTGGCTTCCCAGCTGGATGATTCACATGCGTTTTTCAAGCTTGCCAATTTCAATCACAGAGATAAAGAATTAATTAATAACCTTCGGGAAAAACACAAAATAATTGATAGGGGGCAAAATGGTTAAACATATTCAAACAATTGAGTGCCCTCGCACATGCGGTTATTGTATTACAAAAAAGGTTAAACACAATGAAGCTGAATGGGATACAGTAATTAATAATTTACCCGGCATATATAAAAAACTATCAGCCTCCCATAAATCAATAATGCATACCGGTGGTGAGCCATGTGAATCAAAACATTTCCCCTACTATCTCAAACTTGCCCGTCACTATTTTGAAAAATGCTTTATTACAACTCAAGATGATTTTATTCTCAGCTGGCAGCAAGCTCCATATTTTTTTGATGCAATTACTTTTTCACTGCACGATCTGAAAACATGGCGCTACATTGTAAAAAATAATGCGGTAGTATATGCCAGTATTCTTCCTCACCTTTATAATGAACACTTGCCCAATAGATTAAAAGAACTGGGCTTTGCCGGTTTAACAATTAATGAAGATCATTTTGGTAAAGAAGTCTTCGATCAAACACAGCTTCCTGTAATTGAAGACTTCTCAATCATAATTAATCGTCGAGGCCAATGCTTCAAATCAGATACAATTTACATTATGCCGGATTTATCAATTCATCAAAACTTCGAAGAGTTTTTATGAAAACTATATCCAATGCATTCACAACCCTTAGAATAATTGTAGCACTAGTTTTGGCGCTTTTATCCATAACTATTTTACCCAAAAACGATCGAGGATACGCAATACTTGGTAGGTATTTTAAAGAAATTTATAAAGAAATGGGAAAGGATTTAAGTTAATGGCAAGCGGGGTGAAAACAATATGGACAATTGAAATGGATAATTTTCTCTTAGAGAATTATTCAAAGTTCACGAACCAACAACTTGCCTTTAAACTGGGACTTACACTGACGGTCACAAGGAACCGACTTTATGAATTGGGCCTTCAAAGAATTGAAATGGAATATTGGAGTGGAGAACAAATTGATTTTCTTAGAGCAAACTATAAAACCATGGGTGATGTTGAGATAGCCGGACATTTTCAGAAAGTATTTAATAAAAATAAATTATGGACAAAACAACAAATTAGAAAAAAGAGGTTATACTTAAACCTACATAGAACTTCTTCGGAAATTCGATTTATTAGACATAAGAATTCTTCACCCGGAGGCAACCAATATACTATAAACAAAAATTCTGCATCTCTTTCTCTTCCCGATAAATATATTGCTTCAATGATTGCCTGGCGCAATAAAGAGTTACAAAAAGAGATATTGAAGTATCCCGAAATTATCGAACTAAAACGGAGTCAACTCAAACTAATTAAGGAGATCAAGAATGCTACTTGAGAGTAAATTACAAAAGATGAAGGGCAAAACTTTTCTTCACAAAACGAATACCAAAAAGATAATTGATTATAAGATTTCAGAAGAAGAAGTAATAATATCAACTGATGTTAATCTCATCTCTATAAAAATTGAAAAAGCTGAGGAAGCTTTAAACGAATTTCTACCAGCTGAATCAGAAAACCCCAAAGGTATTATGCAATTGCCCCACGATAAACGCTGGTCAAATTTAAAAGATGCTGCATATTCAATGATTGATAAATTACAAACAGAAGGTGGGGAAAAACATATTCCACGAGCTAATGCAATTAATCAAACTATTGGCTCCATTGTTGGGCTAATGAAAGTAGAAATTGAAGCTATAAAACTAACTCATAGATGAGAATCCCCAATCCACATTACAAAAGGATAAGTTGCAATGGAGAACAAATCTGATTCATGGTTGCCTTCACTCTTAAAAAAAATCAAACCACTTCCACCGCATGAAGTAGTTAATTATACCAAAATAAACCCATTAAGAATTGATTTGTTCTCTAAAAATGCTGTCTTTCTTGTGTTCACAATTAAAAAGAATATTCAGCATGAACGCTGGATTCCATACTCCCAGCTGCGAAAAGGTATCTATAATAATATATGGTTATCTAAATGGTTAATTCAAAATCTTAAACTCCATGAAGAGAACAAATACCCCCCACAAGAAACTAGCGGTGAAATTATTTGCGGAGATCCGACCGAAGGTTACAATTATTAGTGATTGTAACTCATTTCTAATTTAAATAAATTGCAGTCGCTAAATCCATGACACAGTCGGCCAGAGTTTTGCTGGCTGACTTTCTTCCTAACCGCGAGGCGGAAGACGTCGTCATGGGCGTAGCAGAAGTCAGTCAGCTTTAATATATTGACACAAAGTCATACAATTTTTACCGCATTTTTTGTCACTTCTGTCACTTTAAATATTTTCACAACCAAAACAATAATTACTCTAACCTATTATTTTATAAAGCTTTGCTTTAAAGTGACAAAATTTTTCTTGTCACTTTAAAATCGGGGTTTAAAGTGACATTTAAAGTGACAAAATCGGCTTGGGGTAATCCATGCGAGGAGTCTTTTTTAGGGCAATAAACCCTTATTAAACGCCATTAAATAGGTTTTTATGGGCTAGTTAAGACCTATTAAACAACCATTATTATTTTCTCAAATTACTTGTAAAAAAGTGCAATTTTATGGCAATTAATGTAAAAATTCTCAAATTGCCTTTTTTAGTCTTTAATCTCATATCTCTTTATAAAATAATCACTTGCCGGCTTTTCTCATTCTTATTTTATTTCTCATTTTACACATAAACTTATAGCGTCTCTACGCGGCTATTAATAAACAAACACTTGTTGAATATTTGATTACACCAAAAATATTATCTTGACAAGTGCTCCTATGTACACTATATTTGTAGTGAACATTGGAGCACTAAGATATGAAATCAAAACTAACCGACCGCCAGCAAGATATTCTCAATTTTATCGATGAATATTCTGAAAAAAATGGTTATTCCCCTACTTACCGTGAAATTGGCACCCATTTTAATATTGCAAGCACATTCGGCGTAAAACGTCATATTGATGCACTAATTAAGAAGGGATATATCAATAGCTTAAATAATTCGGGGCGCACCATAAATATTATTAATAAAACGCTAAACAAATCGAAGCAACTATCCGATAATATGGTAGAGATTCCGGTAGTTGGACGAGTTGCAGCCGGTCAGCCGATTTTGGCAGAGGAAAACATAGAAGGAAATTTTTTAATGGACAGTTCACTTTTAATGGCAAACAAAGAATCATGCTTCGGTTTGAAAGTACGCGGAGATAGTATGATTAATGCCGGAATTCTTGAAGGGGATCTGGTAATTGTTTCCCCTCAGCAATTTGCCTCTAACGGTGATATAGTTGTCGCTCTCTTGCATGATGAAGCAACTATGAAAAGATACGAGAACCATGATGGAAGTATCCATCTCGTTCCCGAAAATGAAAAGTATCAACCTATAATTGTTAACGAAAGCGAAGACTTCTCCATTATCGGAAAAGTTATTGGCGTTTTTAGAACATATAATTAAGGAGTTATTATGAAATCGTTAATGTTCTCATCGGCAATTTTACATAGAAATAGAGTTAGATTTTTGTACGGTTTGGATGAACTTACTGTGGAACCTTATTTCATTACATGTAATCAAACCGGCAAAAAAGTGGTTTACGCACGCGTGATTGGGTCTAATGAAATAAAAATGTTCGAATACGATCATATCTATAATATAAAGATTATACGTGCAGATAGATTTTCACCAATTATTCCAATTATGCCAATTATAAATTGAGATAATGATGAGAAGGCAATCTCCAAGAGAGAAAGTGGATTTACTAATTGACCATTTCTGGCAGAACGGTTATTTAACTTTAAGCAGAAAGTATGGGAAATATTTGCCCGCTCCCCCAAAAATGGGAGATTATGAAATTGATGCCGTCGCAAAGTACAAGAAAAAAATAGCAATAGGTTTAACAGTCACCGAAGAAGAGCTAAATAATCCCAATTTTATTACTAAGCTGGATTTTTTAACCCATTACAACCATCAATATCCTCAGAGCAGAATTACTCTATTTTTGGGAGTTCCCTATAATTCTGTTGTGAAAGCTTCTCTTTTGGTGTCCTCTTTATCCGAAGAAACGCAAAAACAGATTAAAGTAGTTACACTTCAAGGAAGCATCAACTAAATCTCCCAAAATTCTAAACCTTGACATTTACCCCATTGAGGACTATTTTTTCGAGCCAAAATTAAGGGTAGAAAGAAAAGTTGAGTGATATTCTAAGCGCTTCTGATAAAAAACAAATAGATATTGTAAAAGAATCCGGAAATATCCCTCATCATATTGCAATTATAATGGATGGAAATGGCAGATGGGCAAAGCAAAACAACCTTCCCAGAGCCGCCGGTCATAAAAAAGGGGTTGATACCGTCCGCGAAATTGTTGAAGCGTGTGTTGCCCTCGATGTAAAAATTCTTACACTATATACATTTTCTACTGAGAATTGGAAAAGACCCAAGGATGAAGTTTCCACGCTGATGAAGCTTTTTGTGAAGAGTCTGCGCAAAGAAATTAATGACTTAAACAAAAACGGAATTAAACTTACATCTATTGGTGATAAGAGAATGCTTCCCGATATAGTATGTCAAGAGCTTGAATTAGGGATTGAGAAAACCTCCCACAACTCCAAAATGATTTTAAATTTGGCATTGAGCTATAGCGGCAGATGGGAACTTGTTGAAGCAGTAAAAGCTATAAGCCACGATGTTCTTAATAAAAAATTGAAACCGGCAGATATTTGTGAAGAAACTATTTCGAAACATCTATCAACATCTGACTTTAAAGATCCCGACCTATTAATTAGAAGTGGCGGAGAATTAAGAGTAAGTAATTTCTTACTCTGGCAAATTGCATATTCTGAAATATTTGTAACAGATATATTATGGCCCGAATTTAAAACGAATAACTTATTGGAAGCTATTAAAGATTTTCAAAGACGTGAAAGAAGATTTGGACTTGTAAGTGAACAACTTTCTGAAAAAATTAAAATGAGTAATAATGTTTCTACACACTCTAAAAAACTGCATAAAGTATAGTTTTATTATTTTATTCGCTTTCTCAAACATCTATTCCCAAGCACAAAAAGTAAGCTATAAAGTTTTAGGTATTTCGGTTACTGGAAGCAAATCCGCCGATGCTCAAACCATCATCGCCAATAGCGGTTTGAAAATTGGAGATGAAATATCTATCCCCGGGGATCAGACTAATCTGGCTATTAAAAGATTATGGAATCTTGGAATTTTTGAAGACGCCCAAATTTTAATTGAGAAAAAAGTAGATAACGGGGCATTTATTCAAATTGCAGTAAAAGAATATTCTCGATTGGAAAAAATTGAAGCTATTGGTTACGACGAAGTGAGCGAGACTAAAATAAACAAAGAGATAACCGTAGTTCGCGGACAAACTTTAAAACCTCAGGATATAAATAGACAGGTAATTAAAATTTTGGGATTGTATGAGGAAGAAGGTTTTTTAAATGCTAAAGTTATTCCTGAGTACTATACATTTTTTCAAGCCGATACTTCAGATGAAAAAGTTTTTGTTACCTGGCGTAATGTTAAAGATTTATCAAAGGAATACAAAACAGAATATAAACTTGATGAACTGC
Coding sequences:
- a CDS encoding host-nuclease inhibitor Gam family protein; amino-acid sequence: MKPVNQPVLNSVEDVNDVLLNIAVLTNLAQTKENKLQKKIIEITKIHEPDIKELKEKILHYENQIHEFCKRNKKEFASTRSKKLTYGTIGFRFGKSSLKLVNTKKFTWEYAKEKFSNLFATKYITIETSLNKQKILSDADKGLLTADQLEAAGCKVSKSEKSYYEINWTEIKIEQKD
- a CDS encoding 4Fe-4S cluster-binding domain-containing protein; its protein translation is MVKHIQTIECPRTCGYCITKKVKHNEAEWDTVINNLPGIYKKLSASHKSIMHTGGEPCESKHFPYYLKLARHYFEKCFITTQDDFILSWQQAPYFFDAITFSLHDLKTWRYIVKNNAVVYASILPHLYNEHLPNRLKELGFAGLTINEDHFGKEVFDQTQLPVIEDFSIIINRRGQCFKSDTIYIMPDLSIHQNFEEFL
- a CDS encoding isoprenyl transferase, with the protein product MSDILSASDKKQIDIVKESGNIPHHIAIIMDGNGRWAKQNNLPRAAGHKKGVDTVREIVEACVALDVKILTLYTFSTENWKRPKDEVSTLMKLFVKSLRKEINDLNKNGIKLTSIGDKRMLPDIVCQELELGIEKTSHNSKMILNLALSYSGRWELVEAVKAISHDVLNKKLKPADICEETISKHLSTSDFKDPDLLIRSGGELRVSNFLLWQIAYSEIFVTDILWPEFKTNNLLEAIKDFQRRERRFGLVSEQLSEKIKMSNNVSTHSKKLHKV
- a CDS encoding AAA family ATPase; its protein translation is MPNPSNEQIQKIRERLNSFLKINPAITDREVGKEIGYSGGYVNQFRNNKFPVPATEPEIAAKVENYLENISAVELRKTSEGHLKFVNTTAAQQIFKIIDYSLTDKKIGLITGEAGIGKSISLAEYHRKNPTSILIEVTPVVSPRSLISEMCNKLKIIGHNSVAVMFDSIVNQLRDTNRLLIIDEGENLNTACLEIIRRVHDFTNIGIILAGTSRLQKKLRGDRGQLQQLYSRIGIQKEVKNFILADVRAILSVNYPDGEKFAATFLQLSKQNGRLLEHLISLVKRTTKNTGELISDDLIDDAASMLLM
- the lexA gene encoding transcriptional repressor LexA; translated protein: MKSKLTDRQQDILNFIDEYSEKNGYSPTYREIGTHFNIASTFGVKRHIDALIKKGYINSLNNSGRTINIINKTLNKSKQLSDNMVEIPVVGRVAAGQPILAEENIEGNFLMDSSLLMANKESCFGLKVRGDSMINAGILEGDLVIVSPQQFASNGDIVVALLHDEATMKRYENHDGSIHLVPENEKYQPIIVNESEDFSIIGKVIGVFRTYN
- a CDS encoding regulatory protein GemA, whose amino-acid sequence is MASEKEISKSQITKIHIAKSELGLTDQQYRDALSGFVDQNGEPCSSCKDLNYKQAEVLLDVFRERGFREKRKSDVQRNSNYGIGKYDHLAGRDSKFASVAQLELIDGRWFNHPYVKEKTDSALNNFIRRVAKVDHISFLLKADVKKVIKAIEVL